The proteins below come from a single Pseudarthrobacter sp. SSS035 genomic window:
- a CDS encoding ANTAR domain-containing protein, with the protein MKYSRSEASPAHASAGRRPAPAHPAQHTTQHAAPHPGPAAIPDRRPIPAPGDRPGAEAAAKAFTIGMVGTDGLIPDLVTGSKDLSDSLEILAHLGAATLSRLAGIPIECALVLSRAKRSRATAGTGTRTTTLARLEKEVGEGPLTEALTGTGIAAMNHVASDFRWGRYRPHLQDAGFDSVLGMRLSLDEGTEAALAFFSASPQAFPLHVIAEARSFTDLASRGLRLALELESASTRASDLQSALESRTSIDIACGVIMAQNRCSYNDAIAIIAKASSHRNIKLRKVAEGILANLPGGAPDTHFEH; encoded by the coding sequence GTGAAGTATTCCCGATCCGAGGCTTCCCCGGCACACGCGTCGGCGGGCAGGAGGCCAGCGCCCGCTCATCCGGCCCAACACACCACCCAGCATGCAGCCCCGCATCCGGGGCCGGCGGCAATCCCGGACCGCAGGCCCATCCCGGCACCGGGCGATCGTCCTGGCGCGGAAGCGGCAGCGAAGGCGTTCACCATCGGGATGGTCGGCACCGACGGGCTTATCCCCGATTTGGTCACCGGCTCGAAGGACCTGTCTGACTCCCTGGAGATCCTGGCCCACCTGGGAGCGGCCACGCTGAGCCGGCTCGCCGGCATTCCCATCGAATGCGCCCTGGTCCTGAGCCGGGCCAAACGCTCCAGAGCCACCGCTGGAACCGGCACGCGGACCACGACGTTGGCCCGGCTGGAAAAGGAGGTCGGCGAAGGCCCCCTGACCGAAGCCCTCACCGGCACGGGGATCGCGGCCATGAACCACGTGGCCTCCGACTTCCGCTGGGGACGCTACAGGCCGCACCTGCAGGACGCCGGATTCGACAGCGTCCTGGGCATGCGGCTTTCCCTGGATGAGGGCACCGAGGCCGCCCTCGCCTTCTTCTCAGCCAGCCCCCAGGCGTTCCCGCTGCACGTCATCGCCGAGGCCCGCAGTTTCACTGACCTCGCGTCCCGCGGCCTCAGGCTGGCCCTTGAGTTGGAGTCGGCCAGCACCAGGGCGTCGGACCTGCAGTCAGCCTTGGAAAGCCGGACGTCCATCGACATTGCCTGCGGCGTCATCATGGCGCAGAACAGGTGCTCCTACAACGACGCAATTGCCATCATCGCCAAGGCATCCAGCCACCGGAACATCAAGCTCCGCAAGGTGGCTGAGGGCATCCTGGCGAACCTGCCAGGCGGAGCACCGGACACGCATTTCGAGCATTAG
- a CDS encoding DUF47 domain-containing protein has translation MKLRLFPQEPAGLTLLSQMAQQIVHASATMAEILGVPATEHANLVDDMHNHEARSAELHFALLTHMRTSFVNPLPREDMYALSRYLNEALEKLDGAAELVFLYQLDRLPRRAADQLEIISRQAELTVDAMRRLDNLDDLEDYWIEILRLAKRAERTHRAWVADMIRDMKWSQYSRNRDVANQLVEVTKDMRRIATQVGSIIVKES, from the coding sequence GTGAAGCTGCGCCTTTTTCCCCAGGAGCCCGCAGGGCTGACCCTGCTGTCCCAGATGGCCCAGCAAATTGTGCATGCCAGCGCCACCATGGCAGAGATCCTTGGCGTACCTGCCACGGAGCACGCCAACCTCGTGGACGACATGCACAACCACGAGGCCAGGTCCGCCGAACTGCACTTTGCCTTGCTCACGCACATGCGCACGAGCTTTGTGAACCCGCTCCCCCGCGAAGACATGTACGCGCTGTCCCGCTACCTCAACGAGGCCCTCGAGAAGCTGGACGGCGCCGCCGAACTTGTTTTCCTGTACCAGCTGGACCGCCTGCCGCGGCGGGCGGCCGACCAGCTCGAGATCATCAGCCGGCAGGCCGAGCTCACCGTGGACGCCATGCGCCGGCTCGACAACCTCGACGACCTCGAGGATTACTGGATCGAGATCCTCAGGCTCGCCAAACGCGCGGAACGGACCCACCGGGCCTGGGTGGCGGACATGATCCGGGACATGAAGTGGTCGCAGTATTCCCGTAACCGCGACGTCGCCAACCAGCTGGTGGAAGTCACCAAGGACATGCGCCGCATCGCTACCCAGGTAGGCAGCATCATCGTCAAGGAATCCTGA
- a CDS encoding inorganic phosphate transporter: MTAVIFGVVVLLTAVFAFLNGFRDASTSVALAVRTRALTPSVAVLLAAFFNFVGAMISATAVVAVSHTWIHLPDGESGLSILVSSLASASAWGLLMWWRGIPASSTHALVGGLAGAGLASLAVGGAGVGGVNHSLLVQVILPLVLSPAVAYIGAYLLVFPTTWAARYAQPSVINQRFRRSQAIAAGAVAFGHGMQDGQRVGAVLLLALVAAGYADGESIPLWVALVSALMITAGTLFGGWRISHTIGYKITRVDPLRGSVAQTFSGVMLFLGAIALQWPLSTTHTVTAAVLGAGENQHFSVTNRKLVMQILALWVLTPAAAAAGAFVLALAMSPLAG; encoded by the coding sequence GTGACGGCAGTGATTTTCGGCGTTGTGGTCCTGCTGACCGCAGTGTTTGCCTTCCTCAACGGCTTCAGGGACGCCTCCACCTCCGTGGCGTTGGCTGTCCGCACCAGGGCGCTCACACCCAGCGTTGCCGTGCTGCTGGCTGCCTTCTTCAACTTCGTGGGCGCCATGATCAGCGCCACCGCAGTGGTTGCTGTCAGCCACACGTGGATCCACCTGCCCGACGGCGAAAGCGGCCTCAGCATCCTGGTTTCATCCCTGGCCAGTGCCTCTGCGTGGGGCCTGCTCATGTGGTGGCGGGGCATCCCGGCTTCCTCGACGCACGCCCTGGTGGGCGGGCTCGCTGGGGCGGGGCTCGCCAGCTTGGCCGTGGGCGGGGCCGGAGTGGGCGGCGTTAACCATTCCCTGCTGGTCCAGGTCATCCTGCCGCTGGTGCTCTCGCCCGCCGTCGCTTACATTGGCGCGTACCTGCTGGTATTCCCAACGACCTGGGCAGCGCGCTACGCCCAGCCCAGCGTCATCAACCAGCGCTTCCGCCGCAGCCAGGCCATCGCGGCAGGGGCCGTGGCGTTCGGCCACGGCATGCAGGACGGCCAGCGTGTGGGCGCCGTGCTGCTCTTGGCCCTGGTCGCGGCCGGATACGCGGACGGCGAGAGTATCCCCCTGTGGGTGGCCCTGGTATCCGCCCTGATGATCACGGCCGGAACACTCTTTGGCGGCTGGCGGATCTCCCACACCATCGGCTACAAGATCACCAGGGTGGACCCGTTGCGGGGCTCCGTGGCCCAGACTTTCAGCGGCGTGATGCTGTTTCTCGGGGCGATCGCGTTGCAGTGGCCCCTCTCCACCACCCACACTGTCACCGCGGCCGTGCTGGGTGCCGGCGAGAACCAGCATTTCTCAGTCACCAACCGGAAACTGGTCATGCAGATCCTGGCGCTGTGGGTCCTGACGCCCGCGGCAGCCGCGGCTGGGGCCTTCGTGCTGGCCCTGGCGATGTCACCTTTGGCGGGCTGA
- the pstB gene encoding phosphate ABC transporter ATP-binding protein PstB, protein MSKRIDVKDLNVYYGDFLAVEDVSINIEAKSVTAFIGPSGCGKSTFLRTLNRMHEVLPGARVEGEVLMDGDNLYGPGVDPVTVRSQIGMVFQRPNPFPTMSIRDNVLAGVKLNNKKISKGEADVLVERSLQSANLWNEVKDRLEKPGSGLSGGQQQRLCIARAIAVEPQVILMDEPCSALDPISTLAIEDLINDLKDQYTVVIVTHNMQQAARVSEKTAFFNIAGTGKPGKLIEYGNTQTIFNNPNVKATEDYVSGRFG, encoded by the coding sequence ATGTCTAAGCGCATCGACGTCAAAGACCTGAACGTGTACTACGGCGATTTTCTGGCCGTGGAGGATGTCAGCATCAACATCGAGGCCAAGTCCGTAACGGCCTTCATCGGTCCCTCAGGCTGTGGCAAGTCCACGTTCCTGCGCACCCTGAACCGCATGCACGAGGTTCTGCCCGGCGCCCGCGTCGAAGGCGAAGTCCTGATGGACGGCGACAACCTCTACGGCCCCGGCGTGGACCCCGTGACGGTGCGTTCGCAGATCGGCATGGTCTTCCAGCGGCCCAACCCGTTCCCCACGATGTCCATCCGCGACAACGTGCTGGCCGGCGTCAAGCTGAACAACAAGAAGATCTCCAAGGGCGAGGCCGACGTCCTCGTAGAGAGGTCCCTGCAGAGCGCCAACCTCTGGAACGAGGTCAAGGACCGCCTGGAGAAGCCCGGATCCGGCCTGTCCGGCGGCCAGCAGCAGCGCCTCTGCATCGCCCGTGCCATTGCGGTGGAACCGCAGGTGATCCTCATGGACGAGCCGTGCTCCGCGCTGGACCCGATCTCCACGCTGGCCATCGAGGACCTTATCAACGACCTCAAGGACCAGTACACCGTGGTGATCGTGACCCACAACATGCAGCAGGCCGCCCGCGTTTCGGAAAAGACGGCGTTCTTCAACATCGCCGGTACCGGCAAGCCGGGCAAGTTGATCGAATACGGGAACACCCAGACCATCTTCAACAACCCCAACGTGAAGGCCACCGAGGACTACGTCTCCGGCCGCTTCGGATAA
- the pstA gene encoding phosphate ABC transporter permease PstA, with the protein MSSTLTPVRSKRSALTKGQLPKYAPYVVLGLALIVGAAILALIGFNAFGWGIVSAILFTAGLVGWSAAVEGSRKAKDKLATCLVVGSFLVALLPLISVIWTVLVNGVPGLIAPGFLTSSMNGVTGVYDNRAVEEGAPVIGGIYHALMGTIQITLVATVISVPVGLLSAIYLVEYGNDGRLARAITFFVDVMTGIPSIVAGLFAAAFFFAVVGPGTKTGAVAAVALSVLMIPVVVRSSEEMLKIVPNELREAAYALGVRKWRTILKVVIPTAISGIASGVTLAIARVIGETAPILVTAGFATSINNNVFGGWMASLPTFIYTQILNPTSPANPDPSSQRAWGAALVLIILVMVLNLGARLIARTFAPKTGR; encoded by the coding sequence ATGTCCTCCACTCTTACCCCCGTGCGCAGTAAGCGTTCAGCCCTCACCAAAGGCCAGCTACCCAAGTACGCGCCGTACGTTGTCCTGGGACTCGCGCTCATCGTGGGCGCGGCAATCCTGGCACTGATCGGGTTCAACGCCTTTGGCTGGGGCATCGTCTCGGCCATCCTCTTCACTGCCGGCCTGGTGGGCTGGAGCGCCGCGGTGGAAGGCTCCCGCAAAGCCAAGGACAAGCTGGCCACCTGCCTGGTGGTGGGCTCGTTCCTGGTCGCGCTGCTCCCACTGATCTCCGTGATCTGGACGGTACTGGTCAACGGAGTTCCCGGCCTCATCGCCCCGGGCTTCCTCACCAGCTCCATGAACGGCGTCACGGGCGTCTACGACAATAGGGCCGTCGAAGAGGGCGCCCCCGTTATCGGTGGCATCTACCACGCCCTGATGGGCACCATCCAGATCACGCTGGTAGCCACCGTGATCTCCGTGCCCGTCGGACTGCTGAGCGCCATTTACCTGGTGGAGTACGGCAATGACGGCCGTTTGGCCCGCGCCATCACGTTCTTTGTGGACGTTATGACCGGCATCCCGTCCATCGTGGCCGGCCTGTTCGCCGCAGCGTTCTTCTTCGCGGTGGTGGGGCCCGGCACCAAAACCGGTGCCGTCGCCGCCGTCGCGCTTTCGGTCCTGATGATTCCCGTAGTGGTGCGTTCCAGCGAGGAAATGCTCAAGATCGTCCCCAACGAACTGCGCGAAGCGGCCTACGCGTTGGGTGTGCGTAAGTGGCGCACCATCCTCAAGGTGGTTATCCCGACGGCGATCTCCGGCATCGCGTCCGGCGTCACCTTGGCGATCGCCCGCGTTATCGGTGAGACGGCGCCCATCCTGGTCACCGCCGGGTTTGCCACCAGCATCAACAACAACGTGTTCGGCGGCTGGATGGCCTCGCTACCCACGTTCATCTACACCCAGATCCTGAACCCCACCTCGCCGGCGAACCCGGACCCATCCTCGCAGCGGGCCTGGGGCGCTGCCCTGGTGCTGATCATCCTGGTAATGGTGCTGAACCTTGGCGCCCGGCTGATCGCCAGGACCTTTGCGCCCAAGACCGGCCGGTGA
- the pstC gene encoding phosphate ABC transporter permease subunit PstC yields the protein MTATPLSSSQGAGRAGDKIFSGAALTAGCLILAVLFGVALFLVVQAIPALTAPAAEIQGGEGFFAYIWPIVIGTLIAAVIALVIATPIAIGVALFISHFAPRGLASGLGYVVDLLAAIPSVIYGAWGAAFLAKEISPAYNWLAENMGWLPIFQGPASATGKTILTAGIVLSVMVLPIITSLSREIFLQTPKLHEEAALALGATRWEMIKMSVLPFARPGIISAVMLGLGRALGETMAVALVLSSGALTASLITSGNQTIAAEIALNFPEASGLKVSTLIAAGLVLFVITLGVNMIARWIITRHKEFSGAN from the coding sequence ATGACCGCCACCCCCCTGAGTAGTTCCCAGGGCGCAGGCCGCGCCGGGGATAAGATCTTTTCCGGCGCCGCCCTAACCGCCGGGTGCCTCATCCTCGCCGTCTTGTTCGGTGTGGCACTCTTCCTTGTTGTCCAGGCCATTCCGGCGCTCACCGCCCCGGCCGCCGAGATCCAGGGCGGCGAAGGCTTCTTCGCCTACATCTGGCCGATCGTTATCGGCACCCTCATCGCAGCCGTCATCGCACTGGTGATCGCAACACCCATCGCCATTGGCGTGGCCCTGTTCATCTCCCACTTCGCCCCGCGCGGACTCGCGTCCGGCCTTGGCTACGTGGTGGACCTCCTGGCCGCCATCCCGTCGGTGATTTACGGTGCCTGGGGCGCGGCGTTCCTTGCCAAGGAAATCTCCCCCGCCTACAACTGGCTGGCCGAGAACATGGGCTGGCTGCCCATCTTCCAAGGTCCCGCCTCTGCCACCGGCAAAACCATCCTGACCGCCGGCATTGTGCTCTCGGTGATGGTCCTGCCGATCATCACGTCCCTGAGCCGCGAAATCTTCCTGCAGACGCCCAAGCTCCATGAGGAAGCCGCCCTGGCCCTCGGCGCCACGCGCTGGGAAATGATCAAAATGTCGGTCCTGCCGTTCGCCCGTCCGGGCATCATCAGCGCCGTCATGCTGGGCCTGGGCCGTGCGCTGGGCGAGACCATGGCAGTTGCCCTGGTCCTCTCCTCCGGTGCCCTGACAGCCAGCCTGATCACGTCCGGCAACCAGACCATCGCCGCGGAGATCGCCCTGAACTTTCCCGAAGCCAGTGGCCTCAAAGTCAGCACGCTGATCGCTGCCGGCCTGGTCCTGTTTGTGATCACCCTGGGAGTCAACATGATCGCCCGCTGGATCATCACCCGGCACAAAGAATTCTCGGGAGCCAACTAA
- the pstS gene encoding phosphate ABC transporter substrate-binding protein PstS — protein sequence MKALRFGRHAAIAVIAAGALALTACGSDNATGNTPAGNQTSAGPKVTGTLTGIGASSTGAAMDAWKAGFAAANPGATVQYSPDGSGAGRKAIIDGSAQFAGSDAYLKDEELASSKAMCGPEGAINIPVYISPIAVAFNVPGITELKLDATTVAEIFRGEITNWNDPAIAALNSGVSLPDLKVTPVNRSDDSGTTTNFTEYLAAAAADVWTDKAAGIWPATLQGENAKGTSGVVKTVTDTPGAVTYADDSAVGGKLGTASIKVGEEFVKISADAAAKAVEAGKAVDGRSATDVAIKLDRKTTAAGAYPVVLVSYHVVCTTYDKQETVDLVKAFESYVVSDAGQKTAADSAKSAPLSSALAEKAVKAIESIKVKS from the coding sequence GTGAAGGCACTCCGATTCGGCCGCCACGCGGCTATCGCTGTAATCGCAGCCGGCGCACTCGCGCTCACCGCCTGCGGTTCAGATAACGCCACGGGCAACACGCCTGCAGGCAACCAGACTTCTGCCGGCCCCAAGGTCACCGGCACGCTGACCGGGATCGGAGCATCCTCCACCGGTGCAGCCATGGACGCCTGGAAGGCCGGCTTCGCCGCTGCCAACCCCGGCGCCACCGTGCAGTACTCCCCGGACGGTTCCGGCGCAGGCCGCAAGGCAATCATCGACGGCTCGGCCCAGTTCGCCGGCTCCGATGCGTACCTCAAGGATGAAGAGCTGGCCAGCTCCAAGGCCATGTGTGGCCCGGAAGGCGCCATCAACATCCCCGTCTACATCTCCCCGATCGCTGTGGCCTTCAACGTCCCCGGCATCACCGAGCTGAAGCTTGACGCTACCACCGTGGCCGAGATCTTCCGCGGCGAGATCACCAACTGGAACGACCCCGCCATCGCCGCCCTGAACTCGGGCGTCAGCCTCCCGGACCTGAAGGTCACGCCGGTGAACCGCTCTGACGATTCCGGTACCACCACCAACTTCACCGAGTACCTCGCGGCTGCTGCTGCGGATGTTTGGACCGACAAGGCTGCCGGCATCTGGCCCGCAACCCTGCAGGGCGAAAACGCCAAGGGCACCTCCGGTGTTGTCAAGACCGTCACCGACACCCCGGGCGCCGTGACCTACGCGGATGACTCCGCTGTGGGCGGCAAGCTGGGCACCGCCTCCATCAAGGTGGGCGAGGAGTTCGTCAAGATCTCCGCCGACGCCGCTGCCAAGGCTGTTGAAGCCGGCAAGGCCGTAGATGGCCGCTCCGCCACCGACGTCGCCATCAAGCTGGACCGCAAGACCACCGCGGCAGGTGCCTACCCGGTCGTCCTGGTTTCCTACCACGTTGTCTGCACCACCTACGACAAGCAGGAAACCGTTGACCTCGTCAAGGCCTTCGAAAGCTACGTAGTTTCGGACGCCGGCCAGAAGACGGCGGCTGATTCCGCGAAGTCCGCGCCGCTCTCCTCGGCCCTCGCCGAGAAGGCCGTCAAGGCCATCGAATCCATCAAGGTCAAGTCCTAG
- a CDS encoding aromatic acid exporter family protein, whose amino-acid sequence MAAAAGLSASRRFLRGRIRTGLVRSRNSLVPAIQMTACAVGAYAFAEYVLGHSGPLFAATSSLIALGFSRDPRLRRVMEVGLGCTIGIAVGDLLLHWLGSGIWQAAVVLLFSILLARFLDSGNIFTTQLGLQSLLVVLLPAPDGGPFTRSLDAVVGGLFALLVTILIPKDPRREPRKDVRKLLHELAEVLRECAAALTESDSTKAWHALIRGRNCQPLVDAMRHSLRASGEVATLAPAHRRHRDELDRLENSLDFIDLALRNSRVFARRLTSAINHAALSDNATANIADVLQETAAAIDELSLGLAETHDGVRRAHLRTARQDFSEIALRLHPKLLEVERLEGETVVMLFRPLMVDLLESTGMDAREARDVLPGL is encoded by the coding sequence ATGGCCGCAGCAGCAGGACTCTCAGCAAGCAGGCGTTTCCTGCGCGGACGCATCCGGACCGGCCTCGTCCGGAGCCGGAACTCCTTGGTCCCCGCCATCCAGATGACCGCGTGCGCGGTGGGGGCTTACGCCTTCGCCGAGTACGTCCTGGGGCACTCCGGACCCCTTTTTGCGGCCACATCGTCACTGATCGCCTTGGGCTTCTCGCGTGACCCGCGGCTGCGCCGGGTGATGGAGGTGGGCCTCGGCTGCACCATCGGGATCGCCGTCGGCGATCTGCTGCTGCACTGGCTGGGCAGCGGAATCTGGCAGGCCGCCGTCGTACTTCTGTTCTCCATCTTGCTGGCCCGTTTCCTGGACAGCGGCAACATCTTCACCACGCAGCTGGGGCTGCAATCCTTGCTCGTGGTGCTGCTGCCGGCGCCGGACGGCGGGCCTTTCACGCGCAGCCTGGACGCCGTGGTGGGTGGCCTTTTCGCCCTCCTGGTGACCATCCTGATTCCGAAGGATCCACGCCGGGAGCCCCGCAAGGATGTCCGCAAACTGCTCCACGAACTGGCCGAAGTGCTGCGGGAATGCGCCGCCGCGCTGACCGAAAGCGACTCCACGAAGGCCTGGCATGCGCTGATCCGCGGCCGGAACTGCCAGCCGCTCGTGGACGCGATGCGCCATTCCCTGCGCGCTTCCGGTGAAGTGGCCACCCTCGCGCCGGCCCACCGCCGGCACCGCGACGAGCTGGACCGGCTTGAGAATTCCCTTGACTTCATCGACCTTGCGCTCAGGAACAGCCGCGTCTTCGCACGCCGGCTCACCAGCGCCATCAACCACGCCGCGCTTTCAGACAACGCCACCGCGAACATTGCCGACGTGCTCCAGGAAACCGCGGCCGCGATAGATGAACTGTCGCTCGGCCTGGCGGAAACGCACGACGGCGTGCGCCGCGCCCATCTTCGGACGGCCCGGCAGGACTTCAGCGAGATCGCGCTGCGGCTGCACCCCAAATTGCTGGAGGTCGAGCGGCTTGAGGGTGAGACTGTGGTGATGCTGTTCCGGCCGCTCATGGTGGACCTCCTGGAGTCCACCGGCATGGATGCGCGCGAGGCCCGGGACGTGCTGCCGGGGTTGTAG
- the radA gene encoding DNA repair protein RadA, whose protein sequence is MATKTSRASKTPAYKCAECGWTTVKWVGRCGECQAWGTVEETGAAVARTTAATTVLEPARRIAEVDATTAAFLPTGVDELDRVLGGGLVPGAVILLAGEPGVGKSTLLLDVAAKFARTAQDVLYVTGEESAAQVKLRAERIDAVADSLYLSAETDLGQALGQVEKIEPRLLIVDSVQTLSSADVDGSAGGVSQVREVAASIIAAAKRRNMTTLLVGHVTKDGSIAGPRLLEHLVDVVCQFEGERHSRLRMLRAVKNRYGPTDDVGCFDLNENGIEGLTDPSGLFVSRTKEPVSGTCITVTMEGRRPLLAEVQSLLAESANSQPRRATSGLDSSRVSMLLAVLQQRAGCLLHKDDSYVATVGGVKLSEPATDLAVALAVASAKARKPLPIRLIAFGEVGLAGEVRPVPGINQRIQEAHRLGFTHAVVPASHNGPGPVPPGFSVREVEHLTEALSLLIG, encoded by the coding sequence ATGGCAACAAAGACTTCCCGGGCGTCCAAGACGCCGGCTTATAAGTGCGCCGAATGCGGCTGGACCACGGTCAAGTGGGTTGGGCGCTGCGGCGAGTGCCAGGCGTGGGGCACGGTTGAGGAAACCGGCGCCGCCGTAGCGCGTACGACGGCGGCAACCACAGTTCTGGAGCCAGCCCGCCGGATTGCCGAGGTGGATGCCACCACGGCGGCTTTCCTGCCCACCGGAGTGGACGAGCTGGACCGCGTGCTGGGCGGCGGCCTGGTCCCGGGCGCGGTCATCCTGCTGGCCGGGGAGCCTGGCGTGGGCAAGTCCACGCTGCTGCTGGACGTCGCGGCGAAGTTTGCCCGCACCGCCCAGGACGTTCTGTATGTCACAGGCGAGGAATCCGCCGCGCAGGTGAAGCTTCGCGCCGAACGGATCGACGCCGTCGCCGATTCCCTGTACCTGTCCGCCGAAACGGACCTGGGGCAGGCACTGGGGCAGGTGGAGAAGATCGAGCCGCGGCTGCTGATTGTGGACTCGGTCCAGACCCTCAGCAGCGCAGACGTGGACGGCAGCGCCGGCGGCGTCTCGCAGGTGCGTGAGGTTGCGGCGTCCATCATCGCGGCGGCCAAGCGCCGGAACATGACCACTTTGCTGGTGGGGCACGTGACGAAGGACGGGTCCATCGCAGGCCCAAGGCTGCTCGAACACCTGGTGGATGTGGTGTGCCAGTTCGAAGGCGAACGTCACTCCCGGCTCCGGATGCTGCGTGCGGTAAAGAACCGGTACGGGCCCACGGACGACGTCGGCTGTTTTGACCTGAATGAGAACGGCATCGAAGGGCTGACGGACCCCAGTGGGCTGTTCGTCAGCCGCACCAAGGAACCCGTTTCAGGCACCTGCATCACGGTGACCATGGAAGGGCGGCGGCCGCTGCTGGCCGAGGTGCAGTCGCTGCTTGCCGAGAGTGCCAACTCGCAGCCCCGCCGGGCCACCAGCGGCCTGGACAGTTCACGGGTGTCCATGCTCCTGGCGGTGCTGCAGCAGCGTGCCGGCTGCCTGCTGCACAAGGACGATTCCTACGTGGCAACCGTGGGCGGTGTGAAGCTCAGTGAACCGGCCACTGACCTCGCTGTTGCCCTTGCCGTCGCGTCCGCGAAGGCCCGCAAACCGCTGCCCATCCGGCTGATCGCTTTTGGCGAAGTAGGCCTGGCCGGCGAGGTCCGGCCCGTGCCCGGCATAAACCAGCGCATCCAGGAAGCACACCGTCTGGGCTTCACCCACGCCGTGGTCCCGGCCAGCCACAACGGACCCGGACCCGTGCCACCAGGCTTCTCAGTGCGCGAAGTGGAGCACCTTACGGAGGCGTTGAGCCTGCTGATCGGGTAG
- the phnD gene encoding phosphate/phosphite/phosphonate ABC transporter substrate-binding protein, translating into MHARAGIIAASLIGLLAISGCAGGASASPDSPSTELVFATPPGTDDPEEQAIMGDLSAMVGQATGRTVENLQPADYLGVVEAVRNGSVDVAVLSQFSAALAYKTDSVDPLLVWGASTEPASFCLTRTDSGVNTLDDVKGRQVAFVDPGSTTGYFMPKSLLAKSGLVDGTDYKSTFAGNHDAAVMAMVNGSVDVACTARQLYPTFVEKGVFTEQDVRVIAKSDPIPVGISIVVRKGLDEAARTSLKDKLPAVMAANEKLAKTFGLKGEPTKDPEFSTYAPLVDVAQSVGVDLEDLR; encoded by the coding sequence ATGCACGCTCGTGCAGGAATCATCGCCGCATCATTGATCGGCCTGCTCGCCATCTCAGGCTGCGCCGGAGGAGCCAGCGCGTCGCCGGACTCCCCCTCAACCGAACTCGTCTTCGCCACCCCGCCCGGTACTGACGATCCTGAAGAGCAGGCCATCATGGGCGACCTCTCCGCCATGGTCGGCCAGGCCACCGGACGGACCGTGGAGAACCTCCAGCCCGCCGACTACTTGGGCGTGGTGGAGGCCGTCCGCAACGGCTCCGTGGACGTCGCCGTCCTCAGCCAGTTCTCCGCCGCCCTCGCTTACAAGACGGACAGTGTGGACCCGCTCCTGGTCTGGGGCGCCAGCACCGAGCCAGCCAGCTTCTGCCTGACCAGGACTGACAGTGGCGTCAACACGCTGGACGACGTCAAGGGCCGCCAGGTCGCCTTCGTTGACCCCGGTTCAACGACCGGTTATTTCATGCCGAAATCGCTGCTGGCCAAGTCCGGCCTCGTCGATGGCACGGACTACAAGAGCACCTTCGCCGGCAACCACGACGCCGCGGTGATGGCCATGGTCAACGGCAGCGTGGACGTGGCCTGCACGGCCCGCCAGCTGTACCCAACCTTCGTGGAGAAGGGCGTGTTCACCGAGCAGGACGTCAGAGTCATCGCAAAGTCCGATCCCATCCCCGTGGGTATCTCCATCGTGGTCCGCAAGGGCCTGGACGAGGCCGCCCGCACCAGCCTCAAGGACAAGCTCCCCGCCGTGATGGCAGCCAACGAAAAGCTCGCCAAGACCTTCGGCCTCAAGGGAGAACCCACCAAGGACCCCGAATTCAGCACCTACGCTCCCCTGGTGGATGTGGCCCAGTCCGTCGGGGTGGACCTCGAGGACCTCCGATGA